From Vicinamibacterales bacterium, a single genomic window includes:
- a CDS encoding serine hydrolase domain-containing protein, translating to MVSLRFIGAQLLISILVSSVAVLVSARPSRAQTSTEFEAALAEIDQMAQTELARDDIGSVTIGVVKRGALIWTKSYGFADMATHKVATVDTVYRIGSITKPFTALMLLQLVERGVVRLSDPVERYLPVINEVQNRIVGAPPISLVQLATMTSGLGREPKDLPTYLVGPVNEWTQVMRNALPRVEYSFEPDTHYHYSNIGYAVLGAALAKASRRPFVDYMTEEIFRPLGMTQTAFEPNPEIQAHLATGYGVADGVIDADTPAREHGGRGYKVPNGAMYTTVGDLAKFLAFQLGHGPEWVLARETIADNFTRVNSANGDLSTGYGVGFQAIRRSGFVTYGHGGSVAGYRAAAFIARDSQVGMIVLRNVGGGAFRVTDFCLQALEVLVMSEQAAVSH from the coding sequence ATGGTCAGCTTGAGATTCATCGGAGCACAACTCCTTATCAGCATCCTCGTGAGTTCGGTAGCGGTGCTGGTCAGCGCTCGACCCAGTAGAGCCCAAACCAGCACAGAGTTCGAAGCGGCCTTGGCCGAAATTGACCAAATGGCCCAAACCGAGCTAGCACGGGATGACATCGGCAGTGTCACCATAGGCGTCGTCAAGAGAGGGGCGCTCATCTGGACCAAGAGCTACGGTTTCGCCGACATGGCCACTCACAAGGTTGCAACAGTTGATACGGTCTACAGGATCGGGTCAATCACCAAGCCATTCACAGCGCTGATGCTCTTGCAACTCGTCGAGCGTGGGGTTGTGAGGTTGTCGGATCCGGTGGAACGTTATCTACCTGTGATCAACGAGGTGCAGAATCGGATAGTCGGTGCTCCGCCGATCTCTCTCGTGCAGCTAGCTACGATGACCTCAGGGCTCGGCCGTGAGCCAAAGGACTTACCGACCTATCTAGTGGGACCTGTGAATGAATGGACGCAGGTGATGCGAAACGCCTTACCACGTGTCGAGTATAGCTTCGAGCCTGACACCCATTATCACTATTCCAACATCGGCTACGCTGTGCTGGGTGCCGCTCTCGCCAAAGCTTCCAGACGACCATTCGTCGACTACATGACCGAGGAGATCTTCCGCCCGCTTGGAATGACTCAGACCGCCTTCGAGCCAAATCCTGAGATTCAGGCTCACCTAGCAACCGGTTACGGCGTTGCTGACGGTGTCATCGATGCCGACACACCAGCGCGCGAACACGGCGGACGCGGTTACAAAGTGCCAAACGGTGCGATGTACACAACCGTTGGAGACTTAGCTAAGTTCTTGGCCTTCCAACTGGGCCACGGCCCTGAATGGGTACTGGCGCGTGAAACCATCGCCGACAATTTCACGCGGGTCAACTCAGCGAACGGTGATTTATCTACCGGATACGGCGTCGGTTTTCAGGCAATTCGTCGTAGTGGCTTCGTAACCTATGGCCACGGCGGTTCTGTCGCGGGATATCGCGCCGCCGCGTTTATCGCTAGAGACTCGCAAGTTGGCATGATCGTACTGCGGAACGTTGGAGGTGGAGCATTCAGAGTGACTGATTTCTGCTTGCAGGCACTTGAGGTTCTAGTTATGTCAGAACAGGCAGCCGTATCACACTGA
- a CDS encoding penicillin acylase family protein, which produces VRLKYTRHGPVQYEDTENRKAYALRAAWLDIGSAPYLASLRMDQARSWEEFREACSYSRIPAENMVWADRDKNIGYQAVGVSPIRPNWSGLVPVPGDGRYEWDGYLPIIALPHVTNPPEEYFGTANNYMVPDGYPYLNALHYTWGDEMRAARLNEVLRSGSRHTLIDMMRLQQDEFSVPAKNLIPFLRDLTLDDPAANDARRSLLRWDAVLDRDSVDAAIYVTWERRLMQNLRELLVPASIRDFLGGLNMKKVINWLAAPDGRFGPDPIEGRDRLLVHSMEEALEELRTRLGPDQTRWHYGQPDFKHALIRHPLSPAVDDATRARLDVGPVARGGYGRSLNNTGNGDNQTSGASFRMIADTEDWDHAVGTNAPGQSGDPDDPHYRDLFKLWAAGKYFPVFYSRTKVESVAERTERLMPTEPR; this is translated from the coding sequence CCGTCCGATTAAAGTACACACGACACGGACCAGTACAGTATGAAGATACTGAAAACCGAAAAGCCTATGCTCTTCGAGCCGCGTGGCTCGACATCGGTTCGGCGCCGTATCTGGCGAGTCTCCGTATGGACCAGGCGCGTAGCTGGGAAGAATTCCGTGAGGCGTGTAGCTATAGTCGGATTCCGGCCGAGAACATGGTGTGGGCTGACCGCGACAAGAATATTGGTTATCAGGCGGTCGGCGTTTCACCGATTCGCCCGAATTGGAGCGGGCTTGTGCCTGTCCCGGGCGACGGACGGTATGAATGGGATGGCTACCTTCCGATTATAGCGCTTCCGCACGTTACTAATCCTCCTGAAGAGTATTTCGGAACGGCCAACAACTATATGGTGCCGGATGGGTATCCTTACCTGAACGCCCTGCATTACACATGGGGGGACGAGATGCGCGCGGCTCGTCTCAACGAGGTGCTCCGGTCTGGCAGCCGCCATACACTTATTGACATGATGCGACTCCAGCAGGATGAGTTCTCAGTGCCGGCGAAAAATCTTATTCCGTTCCTTCGCGACCTTACGCTTGACGACCCGGCGGCGAATGATGCACGACGTAGCTTGTTACGCTGGGACGCGGTACTGGATCGAGATTCAGTTGATGCAGCGATCTATGTAACCTGGGAACGGCGCCTTATGCAGAACCTTCGTGAACTTTTGGTTCCGGCGTCCATTCGTGACTTCCTGGGTGGCTTGAATATGAAGAAGGTCATCAACTGGTTGGCTGCGCCAGACGGACGTTTCGGTCCAGACCCGATCGAGGGACGAGACCGCCTCCTAGTGCACAGCATGGAAGAAGCACTTGAAGAGCTTAGAACCCGCCTTGGTCCAGACCAGACTCGGTGGCACTATGGCCAGCCTGATTTCAAACATGCGCTCATTCGTCATCCATTGAGCCCAGCCGTTGACGATGCTACGCGAGCCCGTTTGGACGTGGGGCCTGTAGCGCGAGGTGGCTATGGCCGTAGTTTGAACAACACCGGTAACGGTGACAATCAGACCTCTGGCGCCTCATTCAGAATGATTGCCGACACCGAAGATTGGGACCATGCGGTCGGAACGAACGCTCCCGGTCAGTCAGGGGACCCCGATGACCCACACTACCGGGACTTGTTCAAGTTATGGGCTGCAGGGAAGTATTTTCCGGTATTCTATTCGAGAACGAAGGTCGAGTCCGTTGCTGAGCGGACCGAGCGATTGATGCCCACCGAGCCCCGGTAG
- the ggt gene encoding gamma-glutamyltransferase, with amino-acid sequence MKRLSVVVVLLVAVTVGLVQAGNKPIRARNGMVVSQNAIASQVGIDALEEGGTAVDAAVATAFALAVTHPTAGNIGGGGFLVHRAASGDAIAYDFREVAPAGSSATMWFEGEQYSFERHHLSHLSVGVPGTVAGLYLAWQEHGSLPWRRLVEPAIALASDGFTVTHDLSASLKRVLQRMSQYPPSVAHFSKNGVPYEAGENFAQPDLASTLERIANEGPAGFYHGETARLIADEMRKNGGLITEADLARYEPKKREPIRGTYRDYEIISMPPPSSGGTVLVQMLNVLEEYDLASLGFGSAQSMHLIAEAMRRGYADRALYLGDPDFNTDMPILRLTSKAYAADQRLSINTERASVSSPTSFSWPAESSETTHFSVVDRERNAVSLTYTLEFGYGSGIVVPGAGFLLNNEMGDFNAGPDTTNADGLIGTEPNLTAPGKRMLSSMTPTIVAKDGQLFMVTGSPGGRTIINTVLQTILNVTDFGMNIQEAIDAPRFHHQWLPDRINYERYGFSPDTMRLLESRGHTLREVIDQGAAEAILYNVEENLLEAGLDGRRPDGGAIGTDQ; translated from the coding sequence ATGAAACGGTTGAGTGTCGTTGTCGTGCTACTGGTTGCTGTAACGGTGGGATTGGTTCAGGCTGGCAACAAACCTATCCGTGCTCGGAATGGCATGGTTGTGTCCCAGAACGCCATCGCGTCTCAAGTAGGTATCGATGCGCTGGAGGAAGGTGGAACAGCAGTGGATGCTGCTGTGGCCACAGCCTTTGCGCTAGCCGTCACGCATCCGACTGCAGGAAACATCGGAGGTGGCGGCTTTCTGGTACATCGGGCAGCATCGGGTGATGCGATTGCCTACGATTTTCGTGAGGTCGCGCCCGCGGGCTCGTCGGCAACGATGTGGTTTGAGGGCGAACAGTACTCGTTTGAGCGGCATCACCTCAGCCACCTGTCGGTCGGCGTACCCGGGACTGTTGCGGGGTTGTATCTAGCTTGGCAAGAACATGGCAGCCTGCCCTGGCGGCGCCTGGTCGAACCGGCGATTGCTTTAGCCAGTGATGGATTTACCGTCACTCATGACTTATCGGCATCGCTTAAGCGCGTGTTGCAGCGCATGAGTCAATACCCACCATCAGTTGCGCATTTTTCAAAGAACGGTGTGCCATACGAGGCTGGTGAGAATTTTGCGCAGCCTGACCTGGCCAGCACATTAGAACGGATCGCCAACGAAGGACCAGCTGGGTTCTACCATGGCGAAACGGCCCGTTTGATCGCCGACGAGATGCGCAAGAACGGCGGCTTGATCACTGAAGCAGACTTGGCGAGATATGAGCCGAAAAAGCGGGAACCGATTCGTGGCACCTATCGCGACTACGAGATCATCTCGATGCCACCACCCAGTTCTGGCGGCACCGTGTTGGTGCAGATGCTCAATGTGTTGGAGGAATATGACCTCGCGTCGCTCGGATTCGGGTCGGCGCAGTCCATGCACCTAATTGCCGAAGCTATGCGTCGCGGCTATGCGGACCGGGCGCTGTATCTCGGCGACCCGGATTTCAATACTGACATGCCGATTTTGCGTTTAACCTCTAAAGCGTATGCTGCTGACCAGCGGCTCTCGATAAATACCGAGCGGGCGTCAGTGTCGAGCCCTACAAGTTTTTCCTGGCCGGCTGAAAGTTCAGAAACGACCCACTTTTCAGTCGTGGATCGGGAGCGGAATGCCGTCTCGCTGACCTACACGCTGGAATTTGGCTATGGGTCCGGCATCGTCGTGCCGGGCGCTGGGTTCCTTCTTAACAACGAGATGGGTGACTTCAACGCAGGGCCTGATACGACGAACGCCGACGGTCTAATCGGGACCGAGCCTAACCTGACGGCGCCAGGCAAACGGATGTTATCGAGCATGACGCCAACCATTGTCGCCAAGGACGGTCAACTTTTCATGGTTACGGGTAGCCCTGGTGGACGGACAATCATCAATACTGTGCTTCAGACTATTCTCAACGTCACAGATTTTGGTATGAACATTCAGGAGGCGATCGATGCTCCGCGCTTTCATCATCAATGGCTACCAGACCGGATCAACTATGAGCGGTACGGGTTTTCTCCTGACACTATGCGATTGCTCGAGTCGCGTGGCCACACGCTTCGGGAAGTGATTGATCAGGGGGCAGCGGAAGCGATCCTTTATAACGTCGAAGAAAATCTACTGGAAGCTGGATTGGACGGTCGTAGACCCGACGGTGGTGCGATAGGCACCGATCAGTAA
- a CDS encoding ribulokinase, whose product MSRSVTPCSIGIDFGTASCRAVIVEMATGRQLATAVADYPHGVIDRELPDGGALEADWALQHPTDYLTALTAVVIEARREAGVPVDAIRGMGIDFTASTVLPVDRGHQPLCLNPAFVKRPHAWVKLWKHHAAQSQADRINETAIARSERFLNDYGGRTSPEWLVAKTLQILEEDPEIYETAEGIVEAADWVVAQLTGKLVRNACGAGYKGFWSRAHGFPSQAFFEALDPRMRHFVQNKLPGDILAPGQCAGRLTDESASRLALSPGTPVAVPIIDAHAAVLGATVVTPGRMVVVLGTSTCHMLLAEHHAPVEGVAGIVEDGIVEGLYGYEAGQAAVGDIFAWFVRFVNPDHAQDPDTFVQLESAAAATKPGGNGLVALDWWNGNRSVLANTDLSGLIVGLSLQTTQADVYRSLIEATGFGTRRVLDAFELEQIPVTELVATGGLADRSPLLLQVYADITQRPIRLATSGNASALGASILGAVVAGQQIGGYASLGAAVKNMAHLETETVAPNPAVEQPYDRLYHEYLELHDHFGRDGTAVMSRLRQLRRGGDVWSA is encoded by the coding sequence ATGAGTCGAAGTGTTACCCCGTGCTCCATCGGGATAGATTTTGGAACGGCGTCGTGCCGAGCGGTTATCGTAGAGATGGCTACTGGGCGCCAACTTGCAACTGCGGTAGCAGACTATCCGCATGGAGTGATCGACCGTGAACTACCTGACGGCGGTGCGCTAGAAGCCGACTGGGCCCTCCAGCATCCTACAGATTACCTGACCGCATTGACCGCCGTCGTGATAGAGGCGAGACGAGAAGCCGGAGTGCCCGTCGATGCAATCAGGGGAATGGGCATTGACTTCACCGCCTCAACGGTGCTGCCGGTTGACAGAGGCCATCAACCACTCTGCCTGAACCCGGCATTCGTTAAACGTCCTCACGCTTGGGTCAAACTCTGGAAACACCACGCAGCACAGTCGCAAGCGGATCGAATTAACGAAACCGCCATCGCTCGGAGTGAGCGCTTTCTTAACGATTACGGAGGCCGCACCTCCCCGGAATGGCTCGTCGCCAAAACGCTACAAATCCTCGAAGAAGACCCAGAAATCTATGAAACCGCCGAGGGTATCGTGGAGGCTGCAGACTGGGTAGTCGCTCAATTGACTGGCAAGCTCGTAAGAAACGCCTGCGGAGCTGGCTACAAGGGCTTCTGGAGCCGAGCACACGGCTTTCCATCTCAGGCATTCTTCGAAGCCCTCGACCCACGGATGCGCCACTTCGTCCAGAACAAGCTCCCGGGTGACATCCTCGCACCCGGGCAGTGCGCGGGAAGGTTGACCGACGAGAGCGCTTCGCGTCTCGCATTGAGTCCTGGCACGCCGGTCGCCGTCCCAATTATCGACGCCCACGCCGCAGTCCTAGGTGCAACAGTTGTCACCCCAGGTCGCATGGTCGTCGTTCTCGGGACTTCAACCTGTCACATGTTGCTAGCAGAACACCATGCGCCTGTTGAGGGAGTGGCTGGCATCGTGGAGGATGGTATCGTCGAGGGGTTATACGGTTACGAGGCCGGCCAGGCTGCGGTCGGGGATATCTTCGCTTGGTTCGTTAGGTTTGTAAACCCGGATCACGCGCAGGACCCAGACACATTCGTGCAGCTTGAAAGTGCGGCAGCAGCAACGAAGCCAGGCGGGAACGGATTGGTCGCGCTGGATTGGTGGAACGGCAATCGATCCGTTCTAGCCAACACCGACCTTTCCGGACTTATTGTGGGCCTATCACTCCAGACCACTCAGGCCGATGTTTACAGAAGCCTCATAGAGGCAACGGGTTTCGGGACTCGTCGTGTGCTCGACGCATTTGAACTGGAACAGATCCCAGTGACCGAACTTGTCGCTACCGGTGGTCTGGCCGATCGTAGTCCGCTCTTACTCCAGGTCTACGCTGACATCACGCAACGACCTATTCGTCTGGCGACCTCAGGCAATGCCTCGGCCTTGGGTGCCTCCATTCTTGGTGCCGTGGTAGCTGGACAGCAAATTGGAGGCTACGCATCACTCGGGGCGGCAGTCAAGAACATGGCCCACCTTGAGACCGAAACGGTCGCACCGAACCCTGCAGTTGAACAGCCATACGATCGGCTCTATCACGAATATCTTGAATTGCACGATCATTTCGGCCGCGATGGCACAGCAGTTATGTCACGGCTGCGACAACTTCGGCGTGGAGGTGACGTATGGTCAGCTTGA
- a CDS encoding transglycosylase SLT domain-containing protein has translation MPLSQSSLLRARIHQAFILVWLSAAPVLGQSATEPQLPPPRFSNAVQLLNNGEFSHALAALQRALTDEPIEARLLRAQILNNAGRVEDSEALWSSLADEEPVLRSFALSRLVDSTVTRSAAGLADDYLTALTNGRPARSHLDLLVAVGDISREAGRPNRAEIRYQEALQLTRTGPVADRARLGLATVYEEAGDIDRALLLYRNTQLQFRSAAVFVEAREAARRLTGAQGMPTFDRNQYRDLVRRLRRTARYRIALELLDEWAESGTAELDQIDLERIETLYAMRSNDEAIKACAAFSSNYPSHGQLPRVHLIRFRLAVRLGRTDEVRALGGNLWTGTVPGTPPGIKRDTGTLLAAYLVAVGLVDEGLDVYRELFRITQNAGDQRTVLWRAGIAALQTDQLERAVTNLRGLVRRRPTGELAPAALYWLGIAEQRLGRVATAVDTFRSLTTRYPYHYYGVRGLERLRDETLAGSSGDGSSPRSRLSFPELKLTRATVDAPELQAATLLARAGLSLDAADTAWTLLQQRSHDRGLAFLTAMALATAGDYARASRVVTNHFGEFLRQPAGNLPQNFWQLVYPRPFRSEVEAAAEANGMDPLMLYAIMRQESRFDPSARSAVGALGLFQIMPATAAAIGPLVGVGNVSNDESAMIEPSVNAAIGAALASRLLTMFDGHLAPVAASYNAGEDLARVWWTAVDGLREDYFVDAIPYSETRRFVREVLTNHASYRRLYANSTP, from the coding sequence ATGCCATTGTCACAGTCATCACTCCTAAGAGCAAGAATCCACCAAGCATTTATTCTTGTGTGGCTCTCAGCAGCACCTGTTCTCGGACAGTCCGCCACTGAGCCCCAGTTACCCCCACCTCGTTTTTCTAATGCAGTGCAGCTATTGAATAACGGTGAGTTCAGTCACGCACTCGCCGCACTTCAGCGTGCGCTCACCGACGAACCGATCGAAGCCCGTCTCCTCCGAGCACAGATTTTGAACAACGCTGGACGAGTCGAAGATAGCGAGGCGCTCTGGTCGTCCCTGGCGGATGAGGAGCCGGTCTTGCGTTCGTTCGCACTATCCCGACTCGTCGACAGCACTGTAACTCGAAGCGCTGCAGGTCTTGCCGACGATTATCTAACCGCTCTCACGAATGGACGACCGGCACGAAGCCACTTAGACCTTTTAGTCGCTGTCGGTGACATTTCACGTGAAGCGGGGCGCCCAAACCGTGCCGAGATAAGATACCAAGAAGCCTTGCAACTTACCCGGACTGGACCGGTCGCGGATCGAGCAAGGCTCGGCTTAGCCACAGTTTATGAAGAAGCCGGTGATATAGATCGCGCACTTCTCCTCTATCGCAACACCCAACTCCAGTTCCGGTCCGCGGCGGTCTTTGTGGAAGCCCGTGAAGCAGCTCGTCGCCTCACTGGCGCACAAGGCATGCCGACGTTTGACAGAAACCAATATCGCGACCTTGTACGGCGATTGCGCCGAACTGCTCGATACCGGATAGCGCTAGAGCTGCTCGATGAGTGGGCAGAATCCGGCACCGCCGAGCTTGACCAGATTGACTTGGAGCGGATTGAAACCTTGTATGCAATGCGATCGAACGACGAAGCCATCAAAGCCTGCGCCGCCTTCAGCAGCAACTATCCATCCCACGGTCAGCTTCCAAGGGTGCATCTCATCCGCTTTCGCCTAGCGGTAAGGCTTGGTCGAACGGACGAGGTGAGAGCCTTGGGCGGTAACCTGTGGACGGGAACGGTTCCCGGGACCCCTCCTGGTATTAAGCGTGACACGGGCACTCTACTAGCCGCGTATCTCGTCGCCGTAGGACTCGTTGACGAGGGGTTGGACGTCTATCGTGAACTTTTTCGGATTACCCAGAACGCTGGTGACCAGCGTACGGTCCTGTGGCGCGCCGGCATAGCTGCATTGCAAACAGATCAATTGGAGCGTGCAGTGACCAACCTCCGCGGTTTAGTGCGGAGGCGTCCAACGGGTGAGTTAGCGCCCGCGGCCTTGTATTGGTTGGGGATCGCCGAGCAACGGCTTGGGCGGGTGGCCACCGCAGTTGACACATTCCGTTCGCTAACAACTCGTTACCCCTACCACTATTATGGAGTACGCGGGTTAGAGCGTCTCCGTGACGAAACATTAGCAGGCAGCAGTGGTGATGGTTCATCACCGCGCAGCAGGCTTTCATTCCCTGAACTGAAACTTACACGCGCCACCGTTGACGCACCTGAACTCCAGGCTGCCACATTATTAGCTCGAGCGGGACTGTCCCTCGACGCCGCTGATACAGCATGGACACTTCTCCAGCAGCGATCGCATGATCGTGGTCTGGCCTTTCTAACAGCCATGGCACTGGCAACGGCTGGAGATTATGCTCGCGCGTCGCGGGTCGTGACTAACCACTTTGGCGAGTTCCTCCGGCAGCCAGCCGGCAATCTACCGCAGAATTTCTGGCAACTCGTCTACCCACGGCCGTTCAGGTCAGAGGTGGAGGCTGCTGCTGAGGCAAACGGGATGGACCCACTGATGCTCTATGCCATCATGCGTCAAGAATCGAGGTTCGACCCCAGCGCTCGCTCAGCCGTTGGGGCTCTCGGTCTGTTTCAGATCATGCCTGCCACTGCAGCCGCAATAGGTCCGTTAGTGGGCGTGGGAAACGTCAGCAACGATGAATCCGCAATGATTGAACCAAGCGTGAACGCTGCAATCGGCGCTGCATTGGCGAGCCGCCTGCTCACGATGTTCGACGGCCACCTTGCTCCAGTGGCTGCCTCCTACAACGCCGGTGAAGACCTTGCTCGGGTGTGGTGGACCGCCGTAGACGGACTTCGTGAGGATTATTTTGTCGATGCGATCCCCTACAGTGAAACGAGGCGATTCGTCCGTGAAGTTCTAACAAACCACGCCTCTTACCGACGCCTTTACGCCAACAGCACGCCCTAG
- a CDS encoding SDR family oxidoreductase, with product MELGLKGKRALVCASSRGLGFACALGLAKEGCHVVVASRNQARIEEAAERIHNETGAQIHPVAANVKDADAGEKLVQTAIDEFGGLEILIHNAGGPPPGGFSAVDEGQWALAFELSLMSFVRMARAAAPQMKRAGYGRILAIASSSIREPIPNLVLSNAMRMGVLGTAKTLSKELARDNILVNVIAPGRIYTERIDELDRVDAEREGTTVEAIRKASVATIPIGRLGRPKELANLAVFLSSEAASYVTGAAIQVDGGMQGTY from the coding sequence GTGGAACTTGGACTAAAGGGAAAGCGTGCACTCGTCTGTGCGTCGAGTCGCGGGCTAGGATTCGCATGCGCTTTGGGTCTAGCCAAGGAAGGTTGTCACGTTGTAGTCGCGAGTCGAAATCAGGCGAGGATTGAGGAGGCAGCCGAACGTATCCACAACGAAACAGGTGCCCAAATCCACCCTGTGGCGGCTAATGTCAAGGATGCTGATGCAGGTGAGAAACTGGTTCAGACCGCCATTGACGAATTCGGTGGCCTCGAGATACTGATCCACAATGCGGGCGGACCCCCACCGGGAGGTTTCTCTGCCGTCGATGAGGGCCAGTGGGCCTTAGCGTTCGAACTCAGCCTCATGAGTTTCGTCCGCATGGCCCGAGCCGCCGCACCCCAGATGAAACGCGCTGGCTACGGACGAATCCTAGCAATCGCGTCGTCGTCAATTCGGGAGCCGATTCCAAACCTGGTGTTATCGAACGCGATGCGAATGGGCGTACTAGGCACGGCGAAAACCCTGTCAAAAGAACTGGCTAGGGACAATATTCTAGTCAACGTAATCGCACCGGGGCGGATCTACACAGAGCGGATTGATGAACTGGACCGTGTCGATGCCGAACGGGAGGGCACGACTGTCGAGGCCATTCGGAAGGCCTCAGTTGCAACCATTCCAATCGGTCGGCTCGGCCGGCCGAAAGAACTAGCTAATCTCGCCGTCTTCCTTTCATCCGAAGCTGCAAGCTATGTGACAGGTGCCGCCATCCAGGTCGACGGCGGCATGCAAGGCACTTACTGA
- a CDS encoding tagatose 1,6-diphosphate aldolase, with protein sequence MKITPGKLAGMDAVSDGRGAIAAAAMDQRGSLKKALGKAKGGDVSDAMMEEFKGAVTEVLTSHASAILLDPQWGLPASKKRAKDAGLLLAYEESGYDNNKPGRLPGLLPGWSVQRLKAEGANCIKILLYYTPFETGEVNEQKHAFIERVGDECRANDIPFFLEPVGYDTNGGDEKGAEYAKIKPEVVKQSMAEFTQDRYGVDVMKVEVPVNMKCVEGAKAFGGARVYSRDEALDHFRAAAAVATKPFIYLSAGVSNAEFTESLELANESGVKFSGVLCGRATWKEGIPVYATQGIGAFRNWLEGEGVDNIGNVNERLRTAHPWFTAYGAASADALA encoded by the coding sequence GTGAAGATAACACCGGGAAAACTGGCTGGTATGGATGCGGTATCGGATGGACGGGGAGCAATTGCTGCTGCGGCAATGGACCAGCGTGGCTCACTGAAAAAAGCGCTCGGCAAGGCGAAGGGGGGCGATGTCAGTGATGCGATGATGGAGGAGTTTAAGGGGGCTGTGACTGAGGTTCTAACGTCACACGCTAGTGCGATTCTCCTTGATCCCCAGTGGGGGCTTCCTGCGTCGAAGAAGCGAGCTAAGGATGCTGGCTTGCTCCTCGCGTATGAGGAGAGCGGCTACGACAACAATAAACCGGGACGGCTACCAGGGCTCCTCCCAGGATGGTCGGTGCAGCGCTTAAAGGCAGAAGGGGCCAACTGCATTAAGATTCTTCTCTACTACACGCCCTTTGAGACTGGAGAAGTCAATGAGCAGAAGCACGCGTTCATTGAGCGGGTCGGCGACGAGTGTCGGGCGAACGACATCCCCTTCTTTCTTGAGCCGGTCGGCTACGACACCAACGGAGGGGACGAAAAAGGGGCTGAGTACGCCAAGATCAAACCCGAAGTGGTCAAGCAGAGCATGGCCGAGTTTACGCAAGACCGATATGGTGTAGACGTGATGAAAGTTGAAGTGCCGGTTAACATGAAATGTGTTGAAGGCGCTAAGGCATTCGGTGGTGCAAGAGTGTACTCACGTGACGAAGCTCTGGATCACTTTCGGGCGGCCGCTGCCGTGGCGACCAAGCCGTTTATTTACCTTTCTGCTGGCGTCAGTAACGCTGAATTTACTGAGTCGCTCGAACTTGCTAACGAATCCGGTGTGAAGTTCTCCGGGGTACTTTGTGGCCGCGCAACTTGGAAGGAAGGGATCCCCGTGTATGCCACTCAAGGCATTGGAGCTTTCCGAAACTGGCTTGAGGGTGAGGGTGTAGACAATATCGGCAACGTTAATGAACGACTGAGGACTGCTCACCCATGGTTCACCGCGTACGGGGCGGCGTCGGCTGACGCGCTTGCCTGA